A single Deinococcus radiotolerans DNA region contains:
- a CDS encoding tripartite tricarboxylate transporter substrate binding protein, which produces MKNLLLTALLTLTATASAQSTYRILAPATTGGGYDTLARNLAKTLDVTRLAPNAAVYNVPGEGGVVGLREFVKMRGDEHQLVVFGLTTIAAMQTSKDGSVSLRDLTPVARLVNDYEVLIVPASSPYRTLGDLTAAFKSNPNLRVGGASVASAGHLFTGNVLQASGGNVRTLKWVPSSGNLQGIKAMLAGELDVVSSSYGVAEDDIKAGRVRALALSAPERIPGINVPTAREQGVDAELVNWRGVFAPAGLDAAGRASLNSVVGRLARSKEWRTLLVQEKQNSFYQPGVSFAYFLDREELRIKALLRDLGLTK; this is translated from the coding sequence ATGAAGAACCTGCTGCTGACCGCCCTGCTGACCCTGACCGCCACCGCGTCCGCCCAGTCCACGTACCGCATCCTGGCGCCCGCCACAACCGGCGGCGGGTACGACACCCTCGCCCGCAACCTCGCCAAAACCCTCGACGTGACCAGACTCGCCCCGAACGCCGCCGTGTACAACGTGCCCGGCGAAGGCGGGGTGGTGGGCCTGCGCGAGTTCGTGAAAATGAGGGGTGACGAGCACCAGCTGGTGGTGTTCGGCCTGACGACCATCGCGGCCATGCAGACCAGCAAGGACGGCAGCGTGAGCCTGCGGGACCTGACGCCCGTGGCGCGCCTCGTGAACGACTACGAGGTCCTGATCGTCCCCGCCAGCAGCCCGTACAGGACGCTGGGGGACCTGACGGCGGCGTTCAAGAGCAACCCGAACCTGCGCGTCGGCGGGGCGAGCGTGGCCAGCGCCGGGCACCTGTTCACCGGGAACGTGCTCCAGGCGAGCGGGGGGAACGTGCGGACCCTGAAGTGGGTGCCGAGCAGCGGGAACCTCCAGGGCATCAAGGCCATGCTGGCCGGGGAGCTGGACGTCGTGTCGAGCAGTTACGGCGTGGCGGAGGACGACATCAAGGCGGGCCGCGTGCGGGCGCTGGCGCTCAGCGCGCCCGAGCGCATCCCGGGGATCAACGTACCGACCGCGCGGGAGCAGGGCGTGGACGCGGAACTCGTGAACTGGCGGGGCGTGTTCGCGCCGGCGGGGCTGGACGCGGCGGGGCGGGCGTCGCTGAACAGCGTGGTGGGGCGCCTGGCGCGCAGTAAGGAGTGGCGGACACTGCTGGTGCAGGAGAAGCAGAACAGCTTCTACCAGCCGGGGGTGTCGTTCGCGTACTTCCTGGACCGGGAGGAGTTGCGCATCAAGGCGCTGCTGCGTGACCTCGGCTTGACCAAATAG
- a CDS encoding prephenate dehydratase domain-containing protein gives MRKFLTLALALSVTASAASLAFLGPKGTYSDQAATQYAAAHDLTVGTVYPTITAVGQAVVAGETPYGLIPNENSSGAFVAETSGLLAKGDPGWRIIGELTLPISNTLLVKPGTNASDIRTIISHPQPFKQSAGYLAANYPNVTRQEVASTAAAAEAVSKGDGTSAAISAPAAATVYGLSVLAADIQDDKHNATSFWAVQKADQAFPERRPNRVLVMLDTQPGDARLGTVMGDLRALGFVPRNVQSWPLGGRLGGYRFVLAFDSEHGMPLTRVQATLAPLGKAAILLGAYRK, from the coding sequence ATGCGTAAATTCTTGACTCTGGCCCTCGCCCTGTCCGTCACCGCGTCCGCCGCGAGCCTCGCCTTCCTCGGCCCCAAGGGCACCTACAGCGACCAGGCCGCCACCCAGTACGCCGCCGCGCACGACCTCACCGTCGGCACTGTCTACCCCACCATCACGGCCGTCGGGCAGGCGGTCGTCGCAGGGGAGACCCCGTACGGCCTGATCCCCAACGAGAACAGCAGCGGCGCGTTCGTCGCCGAGACGAGCGGCCTGCTGGCCAAGGGCGACCCGGGCTGGCGGATCATCGGGGAACTCACCCTGCCGATCAGCAACACCCTGCTGGTCAAGCCCGGCACGAACGCGAGTGACATCCGGACGATCATCAGCCACCCGCAGCCGTTCAAGCAGAGTGCCGGGTACCTCGCGGCGAACTACCCGAACGTGACCCGCCAGGAGGTCGCCAGCACCGCCGCCGCCGCGGAGGCGGTCTCGAAGGGGGACGGGACGAGTGCGGCGATCAGCGCGCCCGCCGCCGCGACCGTGTACGGGCTGAGCGTGCTGGCGGCGGACATCCAGGACGACAAGCACAACGCCACGAGCTTCTGGGCGGTGCAGAAGGCCGACCAGGCGTTCCCGGAGCGCCGGCCGAACCGCGTGCTGGTGATGCTGGACACGCAGCCCGGCGACGCGCGCCTGGGCACTGTGATGGGGGACCTGCGGGCGCTGGGTTTCGTGCCGCGGAACGTGCAGAGCTGGCCGCTGGGCGGACGGCTGGGCGGGTACCGGTTCGTGCTGGCGTTCGACAGCGAGCACGGCATGCCCCTGACCCGCGTGCAGGCGACACTCGCCCCGCTCGGGAAGGCGGCCATCCTGCTGGGCGCCTACCGCAAGTAA
- a CDS encoding HIT family protein: MPAELPCPYCNAPELSRGAFGLENDLCLLSSKPSETGALESAGVIVSKAHRPTVFDLTPQKWAATQDLLLQARVHLDATLALDGYNAGWNVGKVGGQHVMHAHFHVIPRFQDEPLAG, encoded by the coding sequence ATGCCCGCGGAGCTCCCCTGCCCTTACTGCAACGCGCCGGAACTCAGTCGCGGCGCGTTCGGCCTGGAAAACGACCTCTGCCTGCTGAGCAGCAAACCCAGCGAGACAGGTGCCCTGGAGAGTGCGGGCGTCATCGTCTCGAAAGCGCACCGCCCGACCGTGTTTGACCTCACGCCTCAGAAGTGGGCGGCCACGCAGGACCTGCTCCTCCAAGCCAGGGTGCACCTGGACGCCACGCTCGCCCTGGACGGGTACAACGCCGGATGGAACGTGGGTAAAGTCGGCGGTCAGCACGTCATGCACGCGCACTTCCATGTGATACCGCGGTTCCAGGACGAGCCTCTGGCGGGGTAA
- a CDS encoding HAMP domain-containing protein produces the protein MTTASPTLSTLDPARPAPRRSIGTFLLALTLLPATAVGVTWAGSTLLTQAPQHRALLLQGGTQTAQAFSDRILDLGEQSGQDLTSPELRAGVQVRAEDLLRAGTLPVTDVAVTDRTGQVVVAYDRSSGAGTGAAEENIVTRWQAKTGTLAPDVQALARAALKADRPLTRTLPGRGVTLTATPITGGAGVTVLALDEAVIQRGVRASLVQSIVLLGVVLLAATVAASLVARRLITRIQQLTQAAQAVSEGELDTPIPITGRDELTTLSESVARLAESSRIALSRL, from the coding sequence ATGACGACTGCCAGCCCCACCCTCTCCACCCTTGACCCGGCGCGTCCGGCGCCGCGCCGCTCGATCGGCACGTTCCTCCTCGCCCTGACCCTCCTCCCGGCCACGGCCGTCGGCGTGACCTGGGCGGGCAGTACCCTCCTCACGCAGGCCCCACAGCACCGTGCGCTGCTGCTGCAGGGCGGCACGCAGACGGCGCAGGCATTCAGTGACCGCATCCTCGACCTGGGCGAGCAGAGCGGCCAGGACCTCACCAGCCCCGAACTGCGTGCCGGCGTGCAGGTCCGCGCCGAGGACCTCCTGCGCGCCGGGACGCTGCCCGTCACGGACGTTGCCGTCACCGACCGCACCGGCCAGGTGGTCGTCGCCTACGACCGCTCCTCAGGTGCGGGAACAGGCGCGGCGGAGGAGAACATCGTGACCCGCTGGCAGGCGAAGACCGGCACCCTCGCCCCCGACGTCCAGGCCCTCGCCCGCGCCGCGCTGAAGGCGGACCGGCCCCTGACCCGCACCCTGCCCGGGCGCGGCGTGACCCTGACCGCCACCCCCATCACCGGCGGGGCGGGCGTGACGGTCCTCGCGCTGGACGAGGCGGTCATCCAGCGCGGCGTCCGGGCGAGCCTGGTGCAGTCGATCGTGCTGCTGGGGGTGGTCCTACTCGCCGCGACGGTGGCGGCCAGTCTGGTCGCCCGGCGCCTCATCACCCGCATTCAGCAGCTGACCCAGGCCGCGCAGGCCGTGAGTGAAGGCGAACTCGACACGCCCATCCCCATCACCGGCCGGGACGAGCTGACGACCCTCAGCGAGAGCGTCGCTCGCCTCGCCGAGAGCAGCCGCATCGCCCTCAGCCGCCTGTAA
- a CDS encoding response regulator: MKDGASVLVIDDCASDVMLLDLAFQEVAPGTPVQAILEGEEVMGFLDAVRQGQVPLPALIILDLNLPRLTGFELLARLKAEPCLTSVPVVVHSVSSAPQDREHCATLAATAYYTKAATYHGLLELVGVLTDAWMSGHRAEG, translated from the coding sequence GTGAAGGATGGTGCCAGCGTGCTGGTGATCGATGACTGCGCGAGTGACGTGATGCTCCTGGACCTCGCCTTCCAGGAGGTCGCACCCGGTACGCCCGTGCAGGCCATCTTAGAGGGCGAGGAGGTGATGGGCTTCCTGGACGCCGTTCGTCAGGGGCAGGTGCCCTTGCCCGCGTTGATCATCCTCGACCTGAACCTGCCGCGCCTGACGGGCTTTGAACTCCTCGCGCGTCTGAAGGCGGAGCCGTGCCTGACGTCCGTGCCGGTCGTGGTGCACAGCGTGTCGAGCGCCCCGCAAGACCGGGAGCACTGCGCCACGCTGGCCGCAACGGCGTACTACACCAAGGCGGCCACATATCACGGTCTGCTCGAGCTTGTCGGGGTGCTGACCGACGCGTGGATGTCAGGACATAGGGCAGAGGGCTGA
- a CDS encoding DUF4388 domain-containing protein translates to MSTRLILLSGTVHGDSLTHTLQLLHAEGRTGHLHVHTPTGPGTLHLHAGRLTHAAYAGQVGEAALPALFQLPPGTFEVFADPPMTPVTITRPLTQVLLTAAVALDHQAAEQAPHVAASPNSVSDAELEADLLGRATPLRPTPEWVPALIADLQDLTLGADAWRVLTAVDGQRDITAIAAHVALPLEQVPNVLAEHAARGHLTYLPPLLPAAFWTDVRAAATKVLGPACLFLLRDAASQVGAAPEQIPTASGRAFLDALERLASPARRAALHAQLSPLRATYAL, encoded by the coding sequence ATGTCCACCCGTCTCATCCTCCTCAGTGGCACCGTTCACGGCGACAGCCTCACCCACACCCTGCAACTCCTGCACGCCGAGGGCCGCACCGGGCACCTGCACGTCCACACCCCCACCGGGCCCGGGACCTTGCACCTCCACGCGGGCCGCCTGACCCACGCCGCGTACGCCGGACAGGTGGGCGAAGCGGCCCTCCCCGCCCTCTTTCAGCTCCCGCCCGGCACCTTCGAGGTGTTCGCCGATCCCCCCATGACCCCGGTGACCATCACCCGCCCCCTCACGCAGGTGCTGCTCACCGCCGCCGTCGCCCTGGACCACCAGGCGGCTGAGCAGGCGCCGCACGTGGCTGCCTCACCCAACAGCGTGAGTGACGCGGAGCTCGAAGCGGACCTGCTCGGCCGGGCCACGCCCCTGCGGCCCACGCCCGAGTGGGTGCCCGCCCTGATCGCCGACCTGCAGGACCTCACCCTCGGCGCCGACGCCTGGCGCGTCCTGACCGCCGTGGACGGCCAGCGCGACATCACCGCGATTGCCGCGCACGTCGCCCTGCCGCTGGAGCAGGTCCCCAACGTCCTGGCGGAGCACGCGGCGCGCGGGCACCTCACGTACCTGCCGCCCCTGCTGCCCGCCGCGTTCTGGACGGACGTCCGTGCGGCCGCCACGAAGGTCCTCGGGCCCGCCTGCCTCTTCCTGCTGCGTGACGCCGCCTCGCAGGTCGGCGCGGCACCGGAGCAGATTCCCACCGCGAGTGGCCGCGCGTTCCTGGATGCCCTTGAGCGTCTGGCCAGCCCTGCCCGCCGCGCAGCCCTGCACGCCCAGCTCTCACCCCTGCGCGCCACATACGCCCTCTGA